In the genome of Malania oleifera isolate guangnan ecotype guangnan chromosome 5, ASM2987363v1, whole genome shotgun sequence, the window AATCTGCAGCAAACTATTTGTTTaatcctattaagcacaaccaaccatgGAAAATCTttgattttaggattttgggtgggggggactttggccttccaaatagtttTGTATAGtgtcaaggaaaaaaaaattggtgcTAACCAAGAATTCACAAAAGGATTTGTGAAAATAAGCCCTCGAGGGAACCAACAACCAAGATTAACTATCAGCTTTTGAGGATACCCAACAATTCAACAAGAGTAGTAATGTAAGTAACTCTTCTGCTTTCCCTATCATTCATTGATCTACTAAAATGAAAATCTCAATAAGGACCATTAGAGTAGACActaaaaaagaagaaatggaaTCATTCTACCCTAAGCTCAAGTGGAATAGGCGACTACGATATGCTTGTAAGAGGATGGCAAACTTTGAGGGCGGACCAAGtatgataaaattaaaaaatactgATGTACAATTGATACTTGGGGAGAGGTGAAAAGAGAGCTCTAGGTAcaactcttaattttttttttaagaatgttgagtataatgctcAAAACAACTTATAAAACCTTAAGTTCGCTAGAATGTTGGGGAGTATGCGAAATAGTTTATGCTTAACCCTAACAAACACCCCCTTTAAGTCCAAACCCATTTAGTGAATCGGTTCTATTTAGAGTTCATTTAGTGCAAACAAACACCCTATAAGggataattttgaaatataataattaaaattattataacaattttcatttttattatattttttgaatttgtaTTCTTCTGCATTTTTTGTTCAGATCATAGTTTTAATTGTTATTgttaatttttggttttttttagtatttaattttcatttttatttttagtttcacAATTTTTAATAACAAACAACCTCCAAATAagtaatttattttctatttttttaatgcagatctttaaaaacaaaaaaataagttggtatttttgtaatattttgaaaactataatAGAAACTAAAATGTTTTCTAAAACTAAATGgactcaaatttttttcttttttattgttttataatttcacgatttcctaaaaaaaaaacaaaaaatatttgaaaatgggAGCTGGCCTCACACGTGCGAGCCTTCAGGATTAAACCGGGCAACCCGACCCGGTGTTAACTTAAAAGCAGAGGACAGGAAGGATGAAACTCTAATTAAATTCTCCCCGCTTCGTCAAGCAGCCCCATCGTCTTCGTCCATGGTCGCCGACTCACCGGATCAACAGCCACGCCGCGAAACCGCCGGGTTATCCCTGGCTCCCGTGTCATCCGGCCGAGCTTGTACTACGGCGCAACTAAATCACAAGATAATGCAATGAATTGAGGCGATTGGAAGAAAAAAGTTTAGGGAAGGGGTCTGAGGGACACTGTACTGGGTGCTGTAGACGTCCGAGGTGTCGAGGAAGATAACCCTGTCGTTGGTGGTGTGACGGATGAGAGTAATAAAGTCGGTCTCAGGTTTTGAAGGGCCGTCAAACCAAACACGCCCTAGGCGCCGCGGCGAAAGTGAGACGGAAGAGGTGCGAGGGATCAGTGACGGTGAGAGCACTGTGTTTCCATGTCCATCCCTGCAGACATCACTgcttttataatataatatagtttGGTGGATTTTCAAACCTTTCTTGGGTCAGTTGCATTTCCAGTGCaactaagaaaaaaaatttatgttctcTTCTTAAAATTTCAAACGCTTGAAGTGCATTCACCTTCAGGCTGACGCGGCTTCAAATCAAGCTCGAATGGGTGTTTCGTCTTGGGATGGGACCCTCTCGTCACGTGATTTCCATATTTTTGCTTCTGCATTTGCTGAGAAATGGCAACGGATGAATCCTACTCTCCCTTCGTGGGCTTGGGTCACCCTTCCAAAACTACCTTGGACTGCTAAATATGAAGTGggtgttattatttttataaccCTTTAATAAGTCAAGAACTCCAAGCTATAAATTTTTTCACTTTGACTCTCTAACCATCTCTTGTTCCTTTCTCTCAGGTCGAGGGATATTTGTCGTTAGAGAAATTGTGCTTTCTCAGATATAGTGAGGTTCATTGTTGATGTTTGAATAATGAATAAGCTTCATAGTGACAAAAATTGACATTGTCATATGACTCTTCTATAGGAAGATCATAATGAAGTAAGTCACAAAAATTGACATTGTCATATGACTCTCTTCTATAGGACAATCATAATGAAGTGAGTCACAAAGAAAACGAAGGGCCTCTTTGCTCTAATGAGGAGCCACTTGATAATGCAGTTTTGGTATGTATATATTGGCAGGTACACTTGGCCAAGATTACTTTGTTTCATATGACTCGAGGTTTAATTTAATATCGATGGATAAAACCAAGGGATGGTACATTGCTTCACTAAACTATGTTCTATTTAATTTTGTAGGTACAAAGCTATCATCATGAAGTACATTACTGTGATTTGCATATAGTATACAGTGTGTCGTACAAGGTTCCTGTGCTATATTTCCGTGCATACAGCAGTGGTATGTCCATCTCTATTAGACTCACTTTTCATTACATAACATCTGTTACTCACAACCCCTTGTAACATTTTGCTATGTTACCACTGctgctatttaaaaccatgctcacTTGATCTCCTGATTTCATGAATATTACAAAGAAGGAGCCATCCaaaaagtggaatgttgatcaCATAGTTGTAAAACCCGGATTGGACTAGCTAGTCTGACTAGGTTGGATCGGAACTAGTCACTTTACAGgtctgggttttaaaactttGATTGATCCCAAGGATACCATGGTAGATGATTCCCATGTAAGATTAGAGGAATTGATCCGGAAATTTTGGACGATGAAGAGAATTTTCATATCCCTCAAGACCTTCAGAGTGCAAGGAGGATAGAGTAAATTGTCAAAGCTCTCTTGGTTCCAAGTTTTATAGACAAAGCTCTAGTTGTCAAACTACTACTAATCCAAGGCTAGGAGTTGTGTCTTTGTAGgtctagatttcaaaattttttaaaggcTGACATAATTCATACCACAAAGGTAAAGGGAAGAGGTTAatcttgaaaattttagttttcatTATTTTCCTATCACCCCATTAGTGTTTAGTTGGACAAGACTATTGAATTGTCTGAGtcattttgtttttgacttttaCTTTACTTTTTTTTACATCTCTTATACTATAAAGGGGATTCTCCCTTTggtgttttctttcaaaaatgtcaaatttattgCTATAATTACTaatgattatttcaaaatactcttTTAACTACCCACAACTATCCCAACATACCCTTATAATTTTATCAAATTTATCTTTATAACCACTCATAATTATCTCTAATACTATAAAGGGGATTCTACTTTTGGTGTcttctttcaaaaatgtcaaatttatccctataacgACCAATGATCATTCCAAAATACTCCTTTACTCACAATTGTTCCAAAATGCccttataattatgtcaaatttatctctataattaataattatcccaaaataacaaTATAATTATCTACAACTATCCCAAAATGACCTTATActgtttaattaattattactttctttataattttttttaaaattttaaaaatggagaACCATGTGCGTGCCCATGGCTGGTTTACAAATTACATTTTTTTGGTTAGTAAGGATTTGtataatagagtaatgactagtgttaggattGTAAGAGGGGAGCTTAGACAATAAACTAGGCATAGCACTGGTCGAAGACAAGAAAAGGGagcttagatggtttgagcatttgaaacgTAGGCCAAGCAGCACACTTGTGAGGATGAGTGAGTTAATTATTGTTTTTTGTATTAAAAGGGGTAGtgataaacctaaaataacttgaaatgaggtagtgaggaaagacttaatagctcttaagctagcagaggaaaatgcccttgattgggtaaattgacggaaaatgattcatctagctgatcccacctagtgggacttcaGGCTTGTTGTTATTTCTTTACATTTTTTTGCGGAATTTAGACTTTATTGAGgatattatttatttaagctattgattattttatgttattaGTTATATATTTGggactttcatatatatatatatatatatatatatgtatgtatgtgtgtgtggatgtgaaaagtaaggtgtattccaagagggggggtgaattgggatttaaaaatttctttgcagATTCTTTTTATAAGGTcctttagttaattttgaatcCCAACTATGTTTCTTTTTAGCtgtcacacacaaacacaatgattAAGAAACCTTTGCACTTTAACTAACTCAATCACACAATTATAGTTGGCTTGCAATGGccaacactcaatccaatcaataagataaACTTGATTTCACAATAGAATAGAAATTTCAACTAGCcttaaaaattcagattttgatatcaaacaagttacttgagtttaaatctgttaatgaactttgatatttatcaacgtatctcctttaatcaagatttccgcaatcaGCGTACTTTCTTTActcaaggtttccgcaattaccaaagtcaaattaatttacAGCAATTAACtaagcatccatgcaatttataaatgcagaaaattaaagagagtagggtaaggagagtgacaccgtatttttacaaggttcggtctaagacctacgtccttgccccaagcaaaccgctgtgaggattttcctttccaacttttttattaggccaaagttacgacctctctaacaagaatcccctcttgTTAGTACAACGATCCAATCCCCTAAACCGTCAACAAATCTCCCTAGCAAGAATCCGCTCTcgttggtccaacgattcaacaacctgagCTGTCAAAATCAACaagatacaatttgtgtacaatgatactctcaaaagagctgattagtacaattgaatgcacaacaaagatacttcaattaaatatcaGTATAGAAAAATTTGAAGCTTAGAAATTTATCATCAGGTTCTCTTTTGGATTTGAATTTCTCAGTAAGTGAGCAAAGAACTGTGTGATTTGATCAGCAAGAATTTCAGCAGAGTGTTTGCAATTGTGAACAATATAGCTTGAATGCTGTTTGCAATTTGTTGGTGTGTATAATCTTTAGGtttcccatgtatttatagatgaaaaaagcttctatttcgtgttccccaagttgctttgagtatttcccaagctttcataaagtttggggtccaagtaaacaaatttggaaacttttcttcgctGTTTAAATTTGACCGTTACGAAGTACAGTCGACTGGACAATCGAGGTCAGTTGCCTGCTCTTTTAAAAACCAGTgaaatttcaaagtcagaatgtggtcagtcgcctgaactcatGGGTTTAGTCGACTGAGTCTTTTCTGTGTTCTCAATTTATTTCAGCATAAAAAAGTACAGTCGCCTGACCAAActaggtcagtcgcctgaacgtgcaacaacatatgctttttttaatttcttttccaaaaacttttgttaacttttaCACTTGCCATATTACTTTgagattattgaaaatatttttcacggttttcaaaatttggtctctaagtcaataatgaaacctaaGAACTTCCATACATCCATATCaacattaaatgaagtacttacataagactcttTAAGACTTAAACGTTCTAAGCaccaagtcttcatgcttgtctttctttgagtccatcttctcttcaatatactttaagcttcatcaggtttttctatctttgagcccacgctttaaatatattttaagctttcatttgaccacttgtctttggagtataaactttcaacaaagcttgtgagcacttgatcttgaactcatatgattgattcctaaaacatcatcacttaaccaaaatatgttaagttcccttgatttgttatcatcaaaacaagatttgtaagccttgttaggccaacaggatGTGTTTTTATGCTTATTGATCCAAGGAAGTTTTCCATTTATTGGAACCTGTTTTTCATTCCATTAGAATGATTGATGAAACCTACTCCCATTGTACCACGTACCATGATAAGTGGCATACTCTCATGTTCCTATTTCCCGTACTGTAAATGCGTTCCAAGTACCATTGGTCCTGCATcaattctctctcccttctcctcTTCCCTGCTCTCTTTCTCTCCCATAATTCTCTTATTCTGTTAGTTTTTCTGTTCTGTAGCACTGCAAGTTTACCACCAAATTGCAGCACTGCCTTCATTTCCAAACACCATATGCCTTCATCTTACGACACTCCCCCCTATAATCAACAACAGAATCCCTGAAAAGCCCTTCCCCCAAATTTCACCTCCAGCAAACAAGGCTTGTGGCTCCACATGCACCTAAAACTTTTCTGGCTGACACCCCTTCATAATCCcaaatttcctatttttttttctctttacaCCTCCTCCTCCATTGGAATCACCACCCTTTAATCTACAATCATCATAAAGACTATCTGGAGACAACCGCCACTGGAGCCTCATGCTTGGACAATGCACGTGGAAATTTTCCTCTTCCTTTGCAACTTCTAGATCTGCAAAACAATTGTCCAACCACAATATGTtgaatttttttcataatatttaaCTTCTATCTTGCTTGAAATTGGGTTGCCATCATATTGTCAGATATTTGTGGAGTGTGAACCTGTACTACCAGCACCCTATTGCAGGTTTATTAGTGGAGTGTTTTGGAGCATTAAAGAACTTAAAAGGGAAATATTTGAAGAATCTCTTAAGATTACAAAGTGTAATGACCATTCGGTACCATTGCATGAAAGTATTCTATTTGGACTCCGCAGAAATTTCAATATAATGTTACTTATCTGATGGTTGCttgtttgtttgtgaaaaaattctGTTGTTCCTCATGCCAGGTGTTGTtcattgtttgtttatctctcaGCATGTGCAATCAAGCTGCACTTGTGCCAGGGTGGGGGGTGGGTGGGttattaaggcttgatatacattgttcaCCACAAACTATTAGCTTAATCTTTTAGGCAAAGTGGTCGCTCACACTATGGATTGTATGATCACCGGAGTATTTACTTTCTTAAGTCAAAACTTTGTGGTATGGCAAAGCATTATTGGCAAAAAGTTGAAAGGGAAAACATTATCTTGGAGAGTCACCTTTACCATTTGGTCTGAAATGAGATGTATTTTAAGAGAGAAATACGCCCATCATTCTTACTGGAGGCAACTAATGGACCACATAGGTGTAGACAACTTTCTTCTAGTGCCATTAATTATTGCCTAGAATTGGCGTGTTCTTAGTGAGGAGCCTAGAGTGGCGATTATGTTCATAAAAAGGTTGAGAAATGAAATAAGTAAGGATATTATTTTGCAAAACTTTAACTGCCCCATCACTATTTGAGGCTCACCATATAGCTTTGAAAGTTGAGAGATCACATCAACTACCGATTCATAATACAATTTCTAATCTTAAAGAGTTTCATTGGCATAGGTTAATTTCTAAGAGATCAAGATGATGTTATAATCCCACCGAAGATGTTCAAGAAAAAAACTCAAATTGTTGAGGATTATTTATCAAATATGGTAGTGCTTATGCAAATGTTGCAAAATTGAGTCTCACGACTAGATAAATGATTTGCATAGTATTTATGCAAAATTTTTCTGATTCTTTAGTGGACATGATTCATCAATCTTCCTATCAAAATAGGGCTTTAGATTTGTCTTTAGTGGCCCTAAAGTCTGTTGGTGCTTCTAGGTCAGAGATGGAACTTCACCCGTAAACAAATGTGGTTGTTGGGAGTTGCAATGAACTTCAAGATGAGTTGCCAACTTCTAGGACATGTATGTTTGTCAATGACCCTACTCTTCAAACCATTTCTAACCCAAAGAACGAGCATCAATTAGTTGCTCTAGAGTGATGTAGGACAGAAGCAGGACCTTGTGAAGATCGTTGTTGGAGAATACCTGAGAAGAATTGGATTGAGGATTGTTGGGTTTGGGTAgcagtttattatgtgtttagtttaattaagatatattatgtgtatttgggggatGTTTGTAGTATTTGTATAATCTAGgtgtatgtttgtaatgtaatgtagttttagggtttataggTAATTTCATGcgaagaggctttcttataaatagtgtgtgaaagccatgttgggcagttgttgaatttgaatttgaattgaacttGATTTTTTTATGCAAATAGGTGTAGGGATATGAGAAAATTTCAGAATTGAAGACTGAGATATTAGGATAGTGCTTAGCAACGTTTCTTGGTTCAAATAACTACTAAATCCGTAAAGTATTAAAGAGATGACTGCTGCGAATTTTAGTTCGACAAATGAGACAATTTCTAGTCAAAACAGCAGCTTAATCCTCAGACCAGTACCTGGTTTGGCACTGTTGCAGAGCAGTAATAGCGGATTTCTGCTATCCTCTCGCGCCCTTAGCTGCAATGGAGGGACTGGTCCCACCACAGGGTCGAATCCTCAAAACCCTAGCCCCCAAATCTTCATAACCATAGTTGGTCTGGAGCTGAGCTTTGAAGAAAAATCTTCTCAAAGATAAAATGCTGAAAAACCTCCTGGAAAGGTGGCTGAAGACTCCTATTTGTACTAGGCCTGAAGCTTCCAAGTGAAGCCAACTCCAATTTTGCACATAACCCCCTCTAAAAACCTCTTATCTTCTAAAGCCCCACCAAAAATAACATCATCACAAAAATAACCCCGAATATTACAAAATGAGCCCCCAAAGCTAATTTGAACAAAATAAACCTccaaaattatgaaatgacaaaaATACCCTTAGCACCCATAAATAGAAACACTTGGTATaagaagaaaattaaataaagactGCTGATTGCATCATTCCCCCCTTCTTAGAAAGGACTTGCCTCTATGCGAGTTGTCATCTTTGCTAGCTATATGGCATATGTCAAGGTCTATCTTCATGAACACCTCCTCGCTAGTCCATGACTTCTCATAATCAGGTTTGCCCGCCCATTTTACCAAGAATTTGAAATGAATTCCAGCCCTAGTCTTCACCACTCGCACATGTATGATATCCTCAATTTTTCCTGCTTTGGTAGAAGAGACTTCGGTGTAGTTTTTGCACTCAACACTTTGTATATCACCATGGATTGGGTACAAATTAGCCACATTAAAGATTGATGACATATCCAAGCCATGAAGGAGTTCAATGTCATAGGCATATTTACCAAATTTGTGTACCAATCATTCAACCTTTCAACTTATGGTAAGCATGTAAATCTCTCTTTCCATAGGATGACCATTACCCAGTTGATGACCATTACCCAGTTGCCAACTCGATACTCCTTGAATTGCCTATGACAATTAGCAGCTTCCTTATAAAGTTGGTTCGCATCATTTAGTGAATCGACATATGCGCCCATTTGCTTATCTTGGACTTCTGATGGTCAGGCTTTCCTTTCCACATGACTAGAAATCTGAAGTTAttatcattttttcttttaatttcccGCATCTCGATTGCCCTTTTCGCCATTTCTT includes:
- the LOC131154853 gene encoding ubiquitin-like-conjugating enzyme ATG10 isoform X2; the encoded protein is MGVSSWDGTLSSRDFHIFASAFAEKWQRMNPTLPSWAWVTLPKLPWTAKYEVEGYLSLEKLCFLRYSEDNHNEVSHKENEGPLCSNEEPLDNAVLVQSYHHEVHYCDLHIVYSVSYKVPVLYFRAYSSDGQYLVLDDIEKHLPASSEKVVKESKWTFITQEEHPYLKRPWYTLHPCGTSEWMKLLFLGDAAAHAAIDELYLVSWLSVVGQVVGLKIPFEMLKLNSS
- the LOC131154853 gene encoding ubiquitin-like-conjugating enzyme ATG10 isoform X1, which encodes MGVSSWDGTLSSRDFHIFASAFAEKWQRMNPTLPSWAWVTLPKLPWTAKYEVEGYLSLEKLCFLRYSEDNHNEVSHKENEGPLCSNEEPLDNAVLVCIYWQVQSYHHEVHYCDLHIVYSVSYKVPVLYFRAYSSDGQYLVLDDIEKHLPASSEKVVKESKWTFITQEEHPYLKRPWYTLHPCGTSEWMKLLFLGDAAAHAAIDELYLVSWLSVVGQVVGLKIPFEMLKLNSS